AAGTCTGATTAAGGTTCGATTTTCTATGATCCATTCTGAATACATCATGTCTAAATTAGACCCAATCTAGATCCATGTGTGTGTGcgcgtgtatatatatatatatatatatatatatatatatatatatcaatcaataaatttataaattaatCTAATATTATCTATTAGACTGGATCGATTGCAGTAATACTTCATAGTTGTTAAATTAAAGGACATGCTATTAATATAAGAAAACACCACCTAAATAGAAGTAGTTGATAATAGTTCTTTCTTTAAGTTTATAATAttgaattcaatttcttgaatattaattttattgtttgaaaacaaaattttgatagtatttaattttttaaccctatatgattttaaaataatttagtttATTTCTTCACTGTATGTCTAGAAAAATATCTACAAATACCCATTAGATTCCCAAACTTATGAGAGTTCAAGTCTAGGTTTACTTTTTTAGGCCCATAAGGGTTTGAGTCTAAGTATTAATCTAACTAAATTTAATGAACCTAGATCTAGATCTGAATCAAAATATTTCAACCCAAATCTTGCCTATTGAAATGTCTAGGTAAAATTATTGACAACTAAATAAactgttatttttcttttttctgttttcggTCCAGGGCAGATTGCAAGTTCTACTAGGGGAAAGAAATATGAGGGGGGCTTGAAAGTCAATTCACACTACTCATGCTCGCCAAGTTAAGTTGGGTCTTGGTGCCGACCTTATCCATATTATGACAAAGTTAATTTCTTATTTACAGGGGCTCTAGGATTTGCTTATGTTCAACTTTTAATTTCTAGTCCAAGATTAACAAGGGCTCTAGTATTTGCTTATGTTCAACTTTTAATTTCTAGTCCAAGATTAACAAGGGCTCTAGTATTTGCCTATATTCAACTTTGACTTTCTATGGTAGCTTAAATTTATGGGAAAATTGCGGTTTAGTTTTCAATATTTGGCGTGTGCGTTAAATTGGTCCCTAATATTTCGTCTAAAATAAATTTGATCTTTAAAGTTTCTGATTTTAAGCATATTTAgaatgattaataaaaatttaagaatGACTAAAGATCAATATCAAATTTTCATTAGTCAACAATTTAGACTCTACACTTTTGGTCTAtccaatattttaattttgagtCATTATATTTTCCTCTATTTTAAATGGTGACATTAAGAAGTGTGGAGgtgaaaattttgaacccctgaCATGGACTTGTGAATAAACTCACGTTACTTCTTGGTCCACCCCTTGTTCCCGGCCCTTAGCGTACAAAATGGTACTAAAAGaatccttattttttttttcaatgggCGAGGACTCCACTCTCATTGCAACAACAGATAGGgtgtatttgataaaattaaaatctaaaaattgaagtctgaaatctaaaatttgaattcatgaaATTATGAAATTGTTacgtaatatatttgagtgtatatcgcattcagtgataagtgaatagattatcacttaattttgggagtaagttttgtttagaaaattcagtgtcacttgATTATTTcgaatgttcaatttttttttattatcaaacaatttgaatatgttaagatttgaatccattaaatttaagtgctgagCTGAATTATCAAACATACGCGGAGCAGCCAAGAAGCACGACCGTTGGTTGCTTGAAAGGCAGTCGGCACGGGGACGGAGGAAGAGTGGGCAAAGACGCCACGACAGTTGCACGTGCCGCTGTTTACTGTTGACTGTGGGCTTGCTTTCTTGCAGGCCCAATTGACTTTCACCGCCCCGCGGGGATTGGGGGGCGGGGAGGGCCATGCAGGAATTCTCCTTGATTCAGGGCCCCGGTGGGTCCAGTGCGTCACGTGGAGATGCCAGAGTGGATTAAGTTGAACAAAGAGCGGGAGCTTAGCAAAATCTTCCATAATCCCCTCGTAACCAATCGCCTTTGTGTTCCCACGTGGGACTGCTGACCCCACCAAATGACATCACCGTATCGCTTCttttgttgaaattgtttcacACCATCTGCATCGCCAACTCAACTATTAACTTCGCTGCTGTGTTGGTTCGAGAGCctttttctatatatatatatttttttttaaatcggTCCAGTAGTTTCTTCTGCTTTCGTTCCAGCGCTTTTCTTTGCTCTCCATTGAACTCTGCCATCCTCTCCTACTATTCAGCTCGGTTGCTCTTATTTTTTGCTTTATTAATTTTCAACTCAACTCTACCCTGCCCGTGGATATATATGTATGGCATAAATCGATCTCCGGTGCAGTCACTGAAAAAGCCCTAAGGAGAACTTAGCTCCCAAGTCCTGAGGAGGCGTTTGACATGGCTGATTCTTCATCACCTCACGAGTACATCCATCTGGTAAGCGCAATTAATGTTCAGTATCCTAACATATGTACTTGATAGAGGTAGGTAGAACTGCggctactcttttttttttttttttcaaatggtaCGTAGATGATGATAGGATATTTGATCATGATTTGCAGATTCAGCATCTGATAGAAGAGTGTATCTTATTCCATATGAGCAAAGAGGAATGCATGGAAGCTCTCTTCAAGCATGCAAATATCAAACCGGTCATTACTGCCACCGGTTAGTAGTCGTCAACTTAAACAGCTCTGAATTTCCCCTTCTTCTGGCCCCATGCTGTTACTGTTAGAGACAGACTAAAAGTTTTAAGTTGAAACACAAACCACCGGCGcttagttatttatttatagCTGTGGATGATGATCTACTAGGCGGGTGATCAGCTAGAAAGCACATGCACGCCAACAGATTTATAAATCTTTAATttactcacacacacacacatatatatatatatatatatatatatatatatatatacacgtatGTGTGTGTAAGTTTTTAGTTATAAGAGTTCAATTCTAGAAGAACATAGAATCTATGAAAGTCGATCCTCTAAACTAGAATAACGAATCCATTGGAAGAATTTTTTTTCAGTAATTTAAAACTTTTCTACAAAAAGAAAAGTATATATATTGGAGTTCTCGGATCgggatatatatatgtatgtatatgtatgtatatgtatgtttGTGCAGTGAGACACATGTTGCGTGTGAGATTGGCCTTTGCCCACGTTTGTCTTTAGGGAAAGAAAATACGACTGCTGTAGTATCAAATTTTGAGATTCAATTGATTAAACGATGATAATTCATCCGGAAGCACCGGTGGTGGTACGTACCTCGTAAAGAACTCCACGTAAGTACTTTAAACAGTTTTGATGAAAAAACAAATAGTGAACAAATTAAAAAGGCTTACAGTAGAGTGAATTAGTTATGATTTGTCGTAGTGAATTAAAAAGGCTTCTTAAATTAAATGGCGGTGGTAATGGATGATCCAGTGTGGAAGGAGCTGGAGAAAGAGAACAAGGAGTTCTTCGAAGCGTACACGAAGGATAGGGAGGAAAGAGCGTCGGAAACGGAGACGCGACAAAGGATCCAAAAGAGGATGCTGTCGCCGCATTCTTCCACTGCCAAAGATACCAGCAAGCTGGGAGGATGACTAGTTTGTTTTGTTCTATCTCAGAATTCAGACAAAACGTCGGAGGCCTTGGGAGCCGTTTACGACACTGGGATCGTCTCCCTCTCTCCAAATTCGCATTTGATCAAATATTTGTAGAACTCTGTGGACTGGACTGCGTCCGTCCTAGTCAAGGGCCATAAACACCTCCGCCCTCTCGTCGTagattagtttttctttttcaaattggagggaaattttaaaaaaaaaaaaatatatattgtcTCCCACgccttttctttttcgtttttaATTTAAGATGCCGGCCCTCGGTgtggaaaaatcaaaaaagaagAGGTGAATGTGGGCTCAGACGTGGGTGACATGTGGCTTCACCCGCACCTTTTCACTCGTCCGTCCGTGGGGGAAATCAGAAATGGTTTCTACCTCCACAGTGGTCCACACTgattattttaagaaaaaatggcTAATTAGAGCCGACTTAGTCCCTAATTTTTATTTCTGATTAATTTACTCCTTAAatttaggttgtgtttggattgcattttccgtcatttttcatggaaaaattactgtagcgatttgatgtatgtgagggaaaaaggtgatagggaaatgtgatcacggaaaacaacGTAATTTTCTGACGGAAAGTTGCAATCCAAGCAAggccttattttttttttttgaattcaatTAAGTTCCTTTGCAGCAGTGCCATCGCTTAAAAGCAATCGGATTTCTAATTTAACGGTTAAATAATGGTATTTCAGAAACTTTAGGTATAGATTGTAATCAAACTAAGTAAATTACAAAAATCAATAATAGTAtttgaggtatttttaaaaatttaaaactctgttaaggttttcaaaatttttaattaactTCTTAACCCTCCCtagtccctccccctcccctcaCGTCATCCATTTCAACAATTGAAAGGGCATgcaacaaaattcaaaatgcaTTCCAACAACCGATAAATGGCCCGGCCCTCTCTACTAGCTACCAAATCCACCGGATCTTAGAGCAACACAAGCAATTTGCTTTGATAtgcgtttgaaaataaaaaaaaaaaaatctttagcaAATTTCTAGAAAAACTAAGACGATTTTTAGAAATTGTGAAACTtttggccttgtttggattgcttgtttccgtcgaaaaatattgtcattttccatgatcacatttccctatcacctttttccctcacatatatcaaatcgctacagtaatttttccatgaaaaatgacggaaaatacAATTCAAACACGACCTTAGTATGAGAGTAGAGGGTGGACATCAGCAAAAGGGCGGAGTGATGATTATGACAATGCAGCAATTGTGGCTAACAAATGCTCCACCAGCCATAATGGTagcaaaaattgataaaatttgcATATTTATGCTATTTTCACTTGAGCCAGAAAGCATTTCTAGATTTCCTCTTCGACTTTCtcaattataatataaattcaGAGGATGGGGGAAGGAGAAGGAGGTGGGTGACTAGTGATGGAGGTTGGTAGCGGAGAGAGGGATAATCCAAAATTTTTAGGTGGTGGTGGCGCCGCCGCCTCCCGTAGAAGGTTTTAATTGGATCCGAAAATTAAGTTCATGTATTAcattggccaaaaataaaagtgGCCTTTCCCGATCCTTCGCTACTACTACTGCACAACTTGTGTTGTAATTCTAAAGATATTTTCTTGCTCTTTTGTAAGCAATGAGCTCTGCTGTCTGTCTGATGATGAATTAAGCGAAGCAAAGAAGGGGGACCGTTTTGGAAGGGTGTTATGCCGTGTCTCTCTCAATTGTACGTGTCCCTAGGCCTAGGGGACCCCCTACCCCAGctgtttttttggtttttccttatttttgacGTGTTCCCAATCACGCTTTCTTTTATTTAGATTAGATATACAATGAAGTGCTCTAAAAACTTTTCTTAAACTTTTCACATCTGCTTCAACAAGCTCGCAAACATTATCATGATTACATATATTGATACATatgtaaaattcaaatttagattaTATATCATGCATCTAAGAATGAAATTGTATACATTGACAGTCAGTGTATTGAAAATTAATTCTATAAGTATTTCAAAATTTGACGGGAGGACGAAATCTTAATCTGGTAAAAGTCCACAGCGCTCATTTTCTAATTGATGGGGGaagaaatatttttttgttGTTACGCGAACCCATCACTGAACAATTATCCATGAGTCCACAAGCGATATCAACGAAGCGGTCAACGAGAGAAACCCAATCAGTAGCCCGAAACAAGTGGCAGTACAACAACGTGTAACAAGCCCAAACTTTTACTTCAAACAGAAATTGAAAGCCCAATAGCACATTATGCGTTGAGCGGTCTTTCAGAATCTTTTCATTTTCAGAGCCTTCTTGCTCTTTCTCCTCAATTTCTTGGTTAGCCAATAGCCACCACCTCACCAGGGTTTTAGGCCTTCCCTCCTCTCGTGTTTCTTTGCTCTCTTATAAACGTTAATAAAAcctcaccaccaccaccaccaccaccaccgccaccaccaCCGCCATGTATTGCACCGGTGAATCAGTTACTGCTAAATTAAACCTGGGTCACGAGGCCCTCATCCCCTCAGTCCCTCACCGCCGTCCGCTCTTCTCAAGACCcatctcttctctctccttcAGAGCCCCACCTCCATCTCAAACCCCATCTTTCAAATTCACCCCCATCACAGCTTCCTCCTCGTCCTCATCTGAATTCCCTTCTTCAAACTCCTCTGACAATGAAAACCCTAAGCCCCGTCTCTTTAACAAACCCCTAAACCCCCTGCGGAACCTTAACCCTTATTTTTCCCAAACCCTCGCCACATTCCCGTCCACTTTCATCAAAACCACCCTCATTGCAGCCACAGCGGCTGCTGCGATCTTCTTTTCGAGGTTCCATTTCTTTAATGTCAAACCAGCCTTCGCCTCCTCTGCTGGGGCAGCTGCCGCTGAAGCTGCCTCAAAGGACACCCTTGATGAGGCAGAAAGGGAAAAAGCCATTGAAGAGCACTTGCTTTCCCACCCGAATGACGTCGAAGCCCTCCGAAATTTAATGGAAATTCGAATTAAAAACCGGAAAATGCTAGAGGCCATTATGATTGTGGAGAAATTGATAGAACTGGAGCCGAATGAAGTGGAGTGGCCGTTGATGAAGTCTCATTTGCACGTTTACAGTGGTGAGCTTGAATTTGCGAAAAATGGGTTCAGCGGGATCATATCAAAAGACCCTTTTCGCGTGGAGGCGTACCACGGCCTTGTAATGGCTGCATCCCAGGATGATTCGACGGAGGAATTGAAGGATATTGAGAGGAAGATTGAGGATGCAATGAAGCTGtgtaagaaagaaaataagaagaGTGATTTGAGAGATTTTAAGCTTTTACTGGCCCAAATTCGGGTGATCGAAGGGAAGTATGACGATGCGCTGAAATTTTATCAGGACTTGGTTAGGGAGGAGCCAAGGGATTTTAGGCCGTATTTATGTCAAGGGATAATATACACTCTGTTGAGGAAGAAGGATGAGGCCGAGAAGAGTTTTGAGAAGTATCGTAGGTTGGTACCAAAGGGGCATCCTTATGCGAGGTATTTCGAGGACAATATGATTGCAACAAAGGTTTTTGCGCAAAAGGTGGAGAATGACAGGGTTCGCTCAAGGAGTTGAGGATGTTTGTCAGGTGTCAAGAACGGCTTTCGATTTTCTGGTGGGGAGTTGCGATACACTAAGGTTTTTGTTTGCTTTGCTATGTTTCTACAATATGGTATTTTGGACATTGAGGTGGTACATTTTATTTTCCCCCCcctttttccatttcttcttttgtaGGCTGTTATGTGGAGTTGTACTTACTGTGGTTAAATGGAGGTGACATAGGGTGGGGAGATTTTGTGGTAGTGGCAATGAAAGTAGTGGCCGTGGGCTCTCTAATTATTTGGAATGGT
The Coffea arabica cultivar ET-39 chromosome 6c, Coffea Arabica ET-39 HiFi, whole genome shotgun sequence genome window above contains:
- the LOC113695968 gene encoding protein SLOW GREEN 1, chloroplastic-like, whose product is MYCTGESVTAKLNLGHEALIPSVPHRRPLFSRPISSLSFRAPPPSQTPSFKFTPITASSSSSSEFPSSNSSDNENPKPRLFNKPLNPLRNLNPYFSQTLATFPSTFIKTTLIAATAAAAIFFSRFHFFNVKPAFASSAGAAAAEAASKDTLDEAEREKAIEEHLLSHPNDVEALRNLMEIRIKNRKMLEAIMIVEKLIELEPNEVEWPLMKSHLHVYSGELEFAKNGFSGIISKDPFRVEAYHGLVMAASQDDSTEELKDIERKIEDAMKLCKKENKKSDLRDFKLLLAQIRVIEGKYDDALKFYQDLVREEPRDFRPYLCQGIIYTLLRKKDEAEKSFEKYRRLVPKGHPYARYFEDNMIATKVFAQKVENDRVRSRS
- the LOC113696142 gene encoding uncharacterized protein yields the protein MADSSSPHEYIHLIQHLIEECILFHMSKEECMEALFKHANIKPVITATVWKELEKENKEFFEAYTKDREERASETETRQRIQKRMLSPHSSTAKDTSKLGG